One segment of Rubripirellula amarantea DNA contains the following:
- a CDS encoding type IV pilin protein, translated as MIKSNRSAKRNGFSLIEVVVTMTIIAVLVSFATPSMSRAMEQSHADLVGAGLRSISVAQRFYWLDNRTYAPNLQTLIDADLLDGNITVTAARYEFSIAAADDTTFQAQARRRSFDDEGNSVYTGAWQGTFTVDQTGVIGGVVQGPESPISNATPQISPSF; from the coding sequence ATGATAAAATCCAATCGTTCGGCAAAACGCAACGGTTTTTCGCTTATCGAAGTCGTCGTGACGATGACGATCATCGCGGTATTGGTTTCGTTCGCGACGCCAAGCATGTCGCGAGCGATGGAACAATCTCACGCTGACTTGGTTGGCGCGGGACTGCGTTCGATTTCGGTTGCTCAGCGTTTCTATTGGCTCGACAATCGAACCTATGCCCCCAACCTGCAAACGCTAATCGACGCTGATTTGCTCGATGGCAATATTACGGTCACGGCCGCGCGCTATGAGTTCTCGATCGCAGCCGCCGACGACACCACGTTTCAAGCCCAAGCCCGCCGCCGTTCCTTCGATGACGAAGGCAATTCGGTTTACACCGGTGCGTGGCAGGGAACATTCACGGTCGATCAAACCGGAGTGATTGGCGGCGTGGTCCAGGGTCCCGAAAGCCCAATTAGTAATGCGACACCCCAGATCTCACCGTCCTTTTAA
- a CDS encoding type II secretion system F family protein, which produces MSLESWFLSRARVSAKSHRRASLDDKMTFFQQFGSLLASGTPMLRALKLSAEQNQSKDLREKMEEVSERVASGSPLHTSMNESAGAMFPDHWVAMIATGEATGKLDTVLGDLNRQIREAADTRSKFIGAMIYPCVLIGVAFLVVLVMLWFVVPTFGGMFNDMGAKLPDITLFVLGASDFVTAYGVYVVGGIGIGGFLLHRWTKTEPGRRTIISVVVAIPVVGDLVIQSAMYRFASNLALLLRSGVPMLETMDTVADVFRAQPPYRDSILQAKNRMAAGRALADGLEESGLFTSMMVNAVRVGEESAQLGAVMEEMAPYYREKTQAFMTRTTKLAEPAIIMVMGAVISVVMLAIYIPMFEMSGTVK; this is translated from the coding sequence ATGTCTCTTGAATCTTGGTTCCTATCGCGTGCTCGAGTATCGGCGAAATCACATCGTCGAGCCTCGCTCGATGACAAGATGACATTTTTCCAGCAGTTCGGTTCGCTGCTCGCATCGGGTACACCGATGTTGCGTGCCTTGAAGTTGTCGGCTGAACAAAACCAGAGCAAAGATCTACGAGAGAAGATGGAAGAGGTTTCAGAGCGTGTCGCATCGGGTAGTCCGCTGCACACCTCGATGAACGAGTCAGCCGGCGCGATGTTTCCGGACCATTGGGTCGCGATGATCGCGACCGGTGAAGCGACCGGCAAACTCGATACCGTTTTGGGTGATCTGAATCGACAAATTCGCGAAGCGGCCGATACACGAAGTAAGTTCATCGGTGCGATGATCTATCCATGCGTGCTAATCGGGGTCGCTTTCTTGGTAGTCCTTGTCATGCTGTGGTTTGTGGTTCCAACATTTGGTGGCATGTTCAACGACATGGGTGCGAAGCTACCTGACATCACGCTTTTTGTTCTTGGTGCCAGTGACTTCGTCACCGCTTACGGGGTGTACGTCGTCGGCGGCATCGGCATTGGCGGATTTCTGCTGCATCGCTGGACTAAAACCGAGCCTGGAAGACGGACGATCATTTCGGTCGTCGTCGCTATTCCCGTTGTGGGTGACTTAGTGATCCAGTCCGCGATGTATCGCTTCGCGTCAAACCTCGCACTATTGCTTCGTAGTGGTGTCCCAATGCTCGAAACAATGGACACAGTCGCCGATGTTTTCCGAGCTCAACCACCGTATCGTGATTCAATACTGCAGGCCAAGAATCGAATGGCTGCTGGCCGAGCATTAGCGGACGGACTCGAAGAATCAGGCTTGTTCACATCAATGATGGTCAATGCAGTTCGAGTGGGCGAAGAGTCAGCTCAATTAGGTGCTGTCATGGAAGAGATGGCTCCCTATTACCGCGAAAAGACTCAAGCGTTCATGACGCGAACAACCAAATTGGCTGAACCCGCCATCATCATGGTGATGGGTGCCGTGATCAGCGTGGTGATGTTGGCGATCTACATCCCAATGTTCGAAATGTCTGGAACGGTCAAATGA